In the genome of Quercus robur chromosome 3, dhQueRobu3.1, whole genome shotgun sequence, one region contains:
- the LOC126718710 gene encoding protein NRT1/ PTR FAMILY 4.6-like: MIHLPPLVITLLLYHQSPLYTWDPNQSTQLEKERKKREEIMEEEHQFGRWEGYVNWRNKPALRGNHGGMLAASFVLVVEILENLAYLANASNLVLYLSEYMHFSPSKSANNVTNFMGTAFLLALLGGFLSDAFFTTYHIYLISAVIELLGLSVLFVQARSPSLMPPACDPTNLNIPCQEVYGAKAAMLFIGLYLVALGVGGIKGSLPSHGAEQFDESTPQGRKQRSTFFNYFVFCLSCGGLIAVTFVVWIEDNKGWQWGFGFSTISIFLSIPIFLAGSAFYRNKIPSGSPLTTIFKVLVAATLNCCTSRSPSNAVASMTTNPSSPTPNGKESEENAKTMESSQTATESLKFLNNAVVDKPVHNALECTVQQVEDVKIVLKVLPIFACTIMLNCCLAQLSTFSVQQAATMNTKLGSLKVPPASLPIFPVTFIMILAPLYDHFIIPFARKATKSEMGITHLQRIGIGLVLSIIAMVIAALVEIKRKRVATNSGMLDSENPLPITFFWIAFQYLFLGSADLFTLAGLLEFFFTEAPASMRSLATSLSFASLALGYYLSTVIVSIVNNVTGHSKHKPWLSGSNINHYHLDRFYWLMCVLSALNFLHYLLWACRYEYTRAQTKKKVMVTCK; the protein is encoded by the exons atgatacatCTCCCTCCACTAGTCATCACACTCTTACTTTATCATCAAAGTCCTCTCTACACTTGGGATCCAAACCAATCAACCCAActcgaaaaagagagaaaaaagagagaggagataATG GAAGAAGAGCACCAGTTCGGCAGATGGGAAGGCTATGTGAACTGGAGGAACAAACCAGCTCTCAGAGGCAACCATGGTGGCATGCTTGCTGCTTCTTTTGTATTGG TGGTGGAGATATTGGAGAACCTGGCATATTTAGCAAACGCAAGCAACTTGGTACTGTATCTATCAGAGTACATGCatttctctccttccaaatCAGCCAACAATGTCACAAATTTCATGGGGACAGCTTTCCTTTTGGCTCTCCTTGGGGGCTTCCTATCTGATGCCTTTTTCACTACTTATCACATTTACTTGATAAGTGCAGTCATTGAACTCCTG GGTTTGAGTGTACTCTTTGTGCAAGCTCGGTCACCTTCACTAATGCCACCAGCATGTGATCCAACCAACCTCAATATTCCTTGCCAGGAAGTTTATGGTGCAAAAGCTGCAATGTTGTTTATAGGCCTCTATCTTGTGGCCCTTGGTGTTGGAGGGATAAAGGGATCACTACCATCACATGGGGCTGAGCAATTTGATGAAAGCACACCACAAGGAAGGAAGCAAAGATCAACCTTCTTCAACTACTTCGTTTTCTGTCTCTCATGTGGTGGCCTTATTGCAGTAACATTTGTGGTGTGGATAGAAGACAATAAAGGTTGGCAATGGGGTTTTGGATTCTCTACCATTAGCATATTCTTATCAATACCAATCTTCCTCGCCGGTTCAGCCTTTTATAGGAACAAAATACCTTCTGGAAGTCCACTTACAACCATCTTCAAG GTTTTGGTTGCTGCCACACTCAATTGCTGCACGAGCAGAAGCCCAAGCAATGCTGTTGCAAGCATGACCACAAACCCTTCTTCTCCAACTCCAAATGGCAAGGAATCAGAAGAAAATGCCAAAACAATGGAGTCCAGTCAAACTGCAACAGAAAGTCTCAAATTCCTAAATAATGCAGTGGTAGACAAACCAGTCCACAACGCACTAGAATGCACGGTGCAGCAAGTAGAAGATGTCAAAATTGTGCTAAAAGTACTTCCAATATTTGCTTGCACCATTATGCTCAACTGTTGCCTAGCTCAGCTGTCCACATTTTCTGTCCAACAAGCTGCTACAATGAACACCAAGCTTGGTTCCTTAAAAGTCCCACCAGCTTCACTTCCTATTTTCCCGGTAACATTCATCATGATCCTTGCACCACTTTACGACCATTTCATCATCCCATTTGCTCGTAAAGCAACTAAATCCGAAATGGGAATCACTCATCTCCAACGGATTGGAATTGGTCTAGTACTTTCAATTATAGCCATGGTAATAGCAGCTCTTGTTGAGATAAAGCGGAAGAGAGTGGCTACCAACTCAGGAATGCTTGACTCTGAGAATCCATTGCCCATCACATTCTTTTGGATTGCTTTCCAATACTTGTTCCTTGGTTCAGCAGATCTTTTCACCCTGGCTGGTTTGTTGGAATTTTTCTTTACAGAGGCACCTGCAAGCATGAGATCCTTGGCTACATCTCTTTCTTTTGCCTCTTTGGCCTTGGGGTACTACCTCAGCACAGTCATTGTTTCAATAGTTAACAATGTCACTGGTCACTCCAAACACAAGCCATGGCTTTCTGGTAGCAACATAAATCATTACCACCTGGATAGATTTTACTGGCTCATGTGTGTGCTCAGTGCATTGAATTTCTTGCACTACCTCTTATGGGCCTGCCGGTACGAATACACAAGAGCACAAacgaaaaaaaaagttatggtgACATGTAAATGA
- the LOC126718712 gene encoding uncharacterized protein LOC126718712, whose protein sequence is MFLDVKQSLDYNFMPLWTTFDIHYEAGSCGSFLARFFFNISALIQEDLLELFRYKLAAELVLSKDNKQQRFKLFKALKNRAVGFFFFSLSNNNALYKCECESLSISKQEHCIHHLDNTQPSILSLDICSLY, encoded by the exons ATGTTCTTAG atgtcAAACAAAGTCTGGATTATAACTTTATGCCTTTATG GACAACTTTTGATATCCATTATGAAGCAGGTTCTTGTGGCTCCTTTCTTGCaagattcttttttaatattagtgCACTTATACAG GAGGACTTGTTGGAACTTTTTCGATACAAGTTGGCAGCAGAGCTAGTGCTTTCAAAGGATAATAAACAACAacgttttaaattatttaaagcACTAAAAAATAGAgctgttggatttttttttttcagcctcTCAAATAACAATGCTTTGTATAAGTGTGAATGTGAGTCTTTATCTATTAGCAAACAAGAGCACTGTATACATCATCTAGATAATACACAACCTTCAATTCTGAGTTTAGACATTTGTAGTTTGTACTAA